The genomic stretch ATGCGCGGCGCGTCCACGCTCACCCAGCAGCTCGTCAAGAACCTGTTCCTGACCACGCACCGTTCGATCGTCCGAAAGGCGCTCGAGATCCCGCTCACGCTGCTCGCCGAGTGGATCCTCCCCAAGGAGCGCATCCTGACGCTCTACCTCGACGTGGCCGAGTGGGGCCCTGGCGTGTTCGGCATCGAGGCCGCCGCGCAGTATCACTACGGCACCTCCGCCTCGGCACTGACGCGGGAGCAGGCGGCGCGGCTGGTGGCGTGTCTTCCGGCCCCCCTCGAGCGCCTCCCCCAGGACATGGGCCGGACATCGTCCCGCATCCTGACCCGCATGCGCCAGATGGGCTGGTAGGCTCGGGCCGCCCTTCCCGACCCCCGGACCCGTCGGGGTGATCCGGGCCTCGCCCGGTCGAACTCCACCACCTTCCACGTCCTCCATGCCCGCCGACCTCCGATCCGATACCGTCACCCGACCCACCGCCGCCATGCGGCGGGCCATGGCCGACGCCGAGGTGGGCGACGATGTGTTCGGCGAGGACCCCACGGTCGAGCGGCTGGAGGCCCGCGTGGCCGACCTGCTCGGGAAAGCGGCGGGGCTGTTCGTGCCCTCGGGGGTGATGGGGAATCAGATCGCGATTCGCCTCCACACTCAACCCGGCGACGAGGTCGTGGTCGCTGAGCGCAGCCACATCTATCACTATGAAGGTGCGGCCCCGGCGGCGCTGTGGGGGGTGCAGCTTCGGCCCGTCGGCGACGCGTCTGGGGTGCTGACGGCGGACGACGTGGAGGCCGTCGTGCAGGGCGCCCACGACTGGGAGGCGCGCACGCGGCTCGTCTGCCTGGAGAACACCGTCAACAAGGCGGGCGGCGTGGCGGTCTCCATGGACGCGATCACGCCCGTCGCCGAGACCGCCCGCGCGCACGAGCTGGCCCTCCACCTGGATGGCGCTCGGCTCTGGAACGCTGCCGTCGCCCTCGACACGTCGCCCGCTGCCCTCGCCTCGCCATTCGACACCGTCAACGTCTGCCTGTCGAAGGGCCTGGGGGCGCCCGTCGGATCGGTCTTGTGCGGGCCTCCAGACCTCATGCGCGAGGCGCGACGGGTCCGGAAGCTCCTCGGAGGCGGCATGCGCCAGGTCGGTGTGCTGGCCGCCGCGGCCCTCGTCGCGCTCGACGACTACGAACGGGACGACCGCGCCCTCCTCCGCGCCGACCATGCGCGCGCCCGCCGCCTCGCGGACGCCGTCGCGGCCTGTGGCCTCGCGCTCGTCCGACCGCCCGACACCAACATCGTCCTGTTCGAGACGCCCGAGCCCGCGGCCGAGGCCGTCGGGGCCCTCGCCGAGGCGGGGGTTCGGATGGTCCCCTTCGGACCGCGTGCCGTCCGCGCG from Rubrivirga sp. SAORIC476 encodes the following:
- a CDS encoding low specificity L-threonine aldolase; translated protein: MPADLRSDTVTRPTAAMRRAMADAEVGDDVFGEDPTVERLEARVADLLGKAAGLFVPSGVMGNQIAIRLHTQPGDEVVVAERSHIYHYEGAAPAALWGVQLRPVGDASGVLTADDVEAVVQGAHDWEARTRLVCLENTVNKAGGVAVSMDAITPVAETARAHELALHLDGARLWNAAVALDTSPAALASPFDTVNVCLSKGLGAPVGSVLCGPPDLMREARRVRKLLGGGMRQVGVLAAAALVALDDYERDDRALLRADHARARRLADAVAACGLALVRPPDTNIVLFETPEPAAEAVGALAEAGVRMVPFGPRAVRATLHRDLDDAALDQAILALQTRYA